A window of Candidatus Nitrospira allomarina genomic DNA:
AATTGCTTCTGGACCTGCGCAGGTCCAGGACGATATCCGGATTGCGTATTGATTGGGGGGATCAATATGCCGGTTCGGTCGATATGGCCATTTCGCTGGATGGAAAGGCATGGAAGGAGGTCTCTTCTATCTCCGTCTCGGCGGGATCACAGGGGCAGTCCGATTTTGTTCCGCAAGATCCGTCAGAGGTACGCTACATCAGGCTTGTGTTGTCCGACCCTATTAAAGCCGGGGGCGGTTTCGGGATTAGCGATATTTCATTGCGCGGTCCCAAGGAAGTGTTCACCCCTTTTATCCGGTATCAATTTGATGCCCGGAGGGCTCCTTTCGGTGATTATCCCCCACATGTCAGGGGCTATCAAACCTATTGGACTCTGGTTGGCCTTCCCATAGATAGCGAGGAAAGTCTCTTTGATGAGTATGGCAATCTGGAATCCCGGCGCGACGGTCCCATGCTGATGCCCTATGTCAAAGAGGGGGACAATCTGTATTCGGCTGCCGTCGCGGCAAACATACACCAGGAATTGCAGGACGGGTACCTGCCGGCTCCTATTGTGAAATGGGAGACGGGGAATGGACTGCATTTCAGGTCCGAGGCCATTACCAGCGGTCCTGTCGATGCCAGCATGACTTATGTGCGCCATCGGCTGGAAAATCGTTCCGATACCGTACGGAAGGGCGATCTCATCGTGACGATCAGGCCCGCCCAGATTAATCCCAAATGGCAACATGGCGGATTGTCGCCTATCCATTCGATCCGGTACGTGCATGAAACCGGAAAACTGGTCATGATTAACGACAAAAATACCTACTTGGCCCTGTCGCCGGCCGACAGTTTTCTTGGCTCGCAATATGCTCACGGGGATATTGCCAACCACCTGCGAGGCAGGGTCATGCTGAGCGCGGGTGTAGACGGCAATGGCGATGCCAAATCTATTGAGGACAAGACCGGGACCGGCCTACTTTCGGCAGCCTGGACCTATGCATTCGAATTGAAACCTGGTGAATCCAGGGAGGTTGTGTTTGCGGCACCCTTGCATGAGACCCTGACCCACCTGAAAACGGCCGAGGACTTCGAGACGTTGCGGAAGGAGTATGTGACCTTCTGGACCGACAAGCTTAACCGTGTGGGATTCGAGCTTGCCAATAAGGCCGTCGTCAATACCGTAAAGTCGCAGATAGCCTATATCCTGTTGAACAACGATGGCGTGGTTATCCAGCCAGGCGCGCGCAGTTACAACCGGACCTGGATGCGGGATGGGGCGATCATTTCCGCCACGCTTATGCGGCTTGGTTTTTTCGATGAGGTCAGGGATTTTCTGAACTGGTATGCCGAACGCGTGGAGCCTGACGGTCTCGTGCCTCCTATTCTCTTCACCAGCGGTGAGGTGTATGACGGCTGGGGGAGGAATATCGAATGGGACAGCCAGGGGCAGTTTATCTATGCGATCATGGAATACTATCGTTTTACGGGTGACAGAGACTTCCTGGAAAAGCATTTTGATGCTGTTCATCGGGCGATGAAGTACATTGTCACGTTGCGGGAGCGTACGCTTGATCCGAAACATTATGCCCATCTCGAGGCAGGAGAGCGGCTGAAGGGCATCCTGCCTCCGTCTATCAGTCATGAAGGGTTCATTACCCCGATGCACAGTTATTGGGATGATTTCTGGGCCATTCGCGGTTGGGCGGACGGGATTGAAATGGCGGAAATCCTAGGCCGGAATTTTTTGGCCGACTGGGCGAGGACGGAGTCGAAAAAATTCACCACAAGCGTCAGGGAGTCCATTGCAAAAACCATCGCCTGGAAGTCGCTGGACTATATCCCTGTGGATGCGGACAAAGGCACTCCAGATCCGACCTCTATTGCTATAGCCATGTTTCCCACGGAAGCCTGGCACGTTCTGCCCGCGGATATTCTGGACCGGACGTTCCGGAGCTATGACCGGATGGTGAAAAAACGGGATGCCGGTTCGACCCCCTATTCCTATACGCCTTACGAGGTGCGGAATATTCTGGCTCTCGCGACCCTGGGGTATCGCAAGGAAGCTTTCGACCTGCATGAAATTTTGTTCAAGGGCAGGCGTCCGGCCAATTGGAATGAGTTTGCCGAAGTTGTGCTGTCCGACAGTCGCAAGGGTGTGTATATTGGTGATATGCCACATACGTGGGTCGGGGCAGGATATGTGAATTCTGTCCGGGGCCTCATTGTGATGGAAGAGGACAAAAGTAAAACGTTGAACCTGCTGTTTGGTACCCCACGGGAATGGCTTGTGGGCGATGGCATTGCCCTTTCGAATTTTCCCACGCATTTCGGAAACCTGACGATGCAGGCGAAATGGGATGACAACGACCAGAGACTGACTCTGGATGTGGATATGCCAAAATTCACGGACAGAACCATTTATGTTCGCTGGCCAATCCACAAGAAGGGTAAGCCTAAGCAGGTTGTCGTTGAGGGCGATGACAGCTCCCGTGTGGATGATCACGGTATCTGGTTGTCAGGCAATACGTTCACGCTGATGGCCAAATGGTAAATTGTGGTTTTGGTGTAAGGAGTCAAGGGTAAGGCGTGAGGCGTAAGGGATGGGATAAAAGGCTGTAGATTATGCCCCCTGTCATGAAGGTATTTTCCTGACTTTTGGCGGAGGTTTGTCATGGCTCAGGACCTGCTTTTTCAGGACTCTCCTTTGTAGTTTGTCGTTCACCAGCCATCGGGGTCCATGTTCCTGGTCGTATAAGAATATATTAAATTGTGGAAGAATCCTGCCGCCGCATGACAATGGAAAATGAAAATTGTGGGAGCCCGGTGGGTGTGGGTCACACCCGTCTGTCAACACCCGGTCAACGTGCACATTCACATTCATAATGAGACGTGAGGAGATCGCTTGATGGTTATGGCTTGGCGTACGTGTAAGACAAAAAATCTGGCGATTATCGGGATGCTGTGTGTGGTGGTGGGCCTGCAAACCATTCATGCTGCGGGAGCCACCACCGTGCGTCACGCCAAGAATATGAGCTTTCCGTCACAGTGTGCGGAAGAGGACAATGTGAATATTCCGATCTATGGCGGTTTTGTGTCCGACTATCAAATCACCGCGTCCTTTCCCACTTATTATCCCCTCCAACGCGGGCAGAAGGATCTCTGTATTGGGGATCTCACCAACTGCGAACAGGCGTGGGATATGCGGCCAACGGCGCAGATCGCTTATTACGATGCGGCGCAACGGACCTTGAAATTTGTCTGGCAGTCGCCCGGCTTCTATTGGTATCCCATTGAAACGCCGGACGCGGACAATGCGAATGTCGGACAATATGTGTCGCTGGCGTACCCGCCGACAGACCGGTATTGGGTGGGCTTAGGTGCACCACCGGCCATGGCCTATTATGACGCGCTCAAACACAATCTCATGTATATTGTCCGGGATGAAAAGGGGCAGTGGCGTCAGCCGGAGATTGTCGATTCCACCGGCGATGTCGGGAAATTCGTCTCGCTGCGTATTAGTCGGGATAGGCGGCATCACGTCGTGTATTACGATGCGGATCATGGGAATTTAAAATATACCTATAAACCCAATCCAGATATGGTGGGCGGATGGGCGACTCCAACGATTCTGGACTCAAACGGCGATGTCGGGAAGCATGCAGTCATGGCGATAGGTCCCACGGGCAGCCTGCATGTGGTGTATTACGATGCGGACACGAAAGATTTAAAATATGTCACCAACGATGACGCGCATGGGTGGTCGGCGCCCGTGGTCCTGG
This region includes:
- a CDS encoding discoidin domain-containing protein — its product is MTLLLILVLLMVPATAALATSNIPPKDTWRVTASSIQSDEFKPGNLADGNMETRWSSQAKDEEWALIDLGKVVEITGFTLHWEDGYSSKYNLLVSTDAQVWSTVYINDEGDGQMDDIFIRPVSARYVRLDTRERATSWGNSLWEFDIKGTDDIVDISVIAGGGGDTSVLMDGRKDTLWKSDAVDRAELLLDLRRSRTISGLRIDWGDQYAGSVDMAISLDGKAWKEVSSISVSAGSQGQSDFVPQDPSEVRYIRLVLSDPIKAGGGFGISDISLRGPKEVFTPFIRYQFDARRAPFGDYPPHVRGYQTYWTLVGLPIDSEESLFDEYGNLESRRDGPMLMPYVKEGDNLYSAAVAANIHQELQDGYLPAPIVKWETGNGLHFRSEAITSGPVDASMTYVRHRLENRSDTVRKGDLIVTIRPAQINPKWQHGGLSPIHSIRYVHETGKLVMINDKNTYLALSPADSFLGSQYAHGDIANHLRGRVMLSAGVDGNGDAKSIEDKTGTGLLSAAWTYAFELKPGESREVVFAAPLHETLTHLKTAEDFETLRKEYVTFWTDKLNRVGFELANKAVVNTVKSQIAYILLNNDGVVIQPGARSYNRTWMRDGAIISATLMRLGFFDEVRDFLNWYAERVEPDGLVPPILFTSGEVYDGWGRNIEWDSQGQFIYAIMEYYRFTGDRDFLEKHFDAVHRAMKYIVTLRERTLDPKHYAHLEAGERLKGILPPSISHEGFITPMHSYWDDFWAIRGWADGIEMAEILGRNFLADWARTESKKFTTSVRESIAKTIAWKSLDYIPVDADKGTPDPTSIAIAMFPTEAWHVLPADILDRTFRSYDRMVKKRDAGSTPYSYTPYEVRNILALATLGYRKEAFDLHEILFKGRRPANWNEFAEVVLSDSRKGVYIGDMPHTWVGAGYVNSVRGLIVMEEDKSKTLNLLFGTPREWLVGDGIALSNFPTHFGNLTMQAKWDDNDQRLTLDVDMPKFTDRTIYVRWPIHKKGKPKQVVVEGDDSSRVDDHGIWLSGNTFTLMAKW